From the Caballeronia sp. TF1N1 genome, the window GATTCCTGCGTCATTGATGCGGAGTTATGGCAACTTTCAACTGGCGTAGACGACTGAAGCCCTTTGCTTGTACGGTCTCGCCCAGTAAGAAGATCTGCGCCAAGCGCAATTAAAATGATTCGTCTGGCCTGCCGAGATGGCCCGGCTTGTCTGCCAATGAAAGTTAGCAGACAAGGCTGATTTTGCTGTTCGCGCTTATTCCAGGCGCCCATGCGCGACTTTCCGGCCTCTGCCCCGCCCTTCCTTCACCCTTCCTTTACCCTTCGGACTTCCTCCAGGCCCTGACGTCTACGCGAACGCCAGGGCCACGGCCCGTTACGCCGGCTTGATGTTCGACGCCTGCTTGCCCTTCGGGCCCATCTTCTTGTCGTAGGTCACCTTCTGCCCTTCCGCAAGCGACTTGAAGCCATTGGTCTGGATTTCCGAGAAGTGCGC encodes:
- a CDS encoding cold-shock protein, producing the protein MATGTVKWFNDAKGFGFITPDAGGDDLFAHFSEIQTNGFKSLAEGQKVTYDKKMGPKGKQASNIKPA